CGTGCCGCAATGCTCTGCCTCAAGCAGCGTATGGACAACGGAGGGAGAGTAGTCGGTTGCCGCAAGCGTCTGATTCTTAAAGCCCAGCTCACGCACCATCAGACGCGAAGCCACACGGATGTTTTCAACCAGTTGCGGTTCAATTGACATTCACATTGCCCTCGAAGATATAGTTGTACAACACAACTATATGACGCGCGCTATTGCAAGTGAGATTCAAAAGACCCGTTATTTATTCCAGGGCATCACGGCCAGCAGTTTCGCCATCCCGCACCAGCCTGTGATGCCAGCGAACATCAGCCCGGCACCGACGAACGCCGGAATAATATAAAACGCAGGCGTAACCGTCGCGCCCGCGAGCGTGCCGCCGAGCGCCAGCGCGCCAGCAACAATTTGTACCTGACGCATCAGCGGTAAGGGCTGGCGGCGGTCAGTAATGACCGGCAAACCCGCCGCTTTCCACGCGTTCAGGCCTCCCTGCATTATCCGCACGTTTGCCGGGTGCGCTGCCGCTGTCAGTTGCTGTTGAGCTTTCTCCGTGCGCATCCCGCTCTGACAGTGAAAGATGACCATGTCGGTTTGCGCCAGTTCGTCTTTATCAAAACAGCCGGGCTGGATTTGCTCCAGCGGTAAAGCGCGGGCACCAGCGAGATGTTCCCGCCGCCACTCATCCTGCCCACGGATATCAATCAGCATGATCCTTTGCCCGGAAAGCGCGTTCACTTGCGCAGGCGTAATTAACATTGATGACATTTTATTCTCCAGGACAGTAAATATTTTTAAGCGTATGCACTACCGCCACGACCGCCTCGTTTCGGATGTGATAGCGAATAAACCGCGCCTCGCGAACGCCTGCTATCAGCCCTTCCGCTTTCATGCGCGCCAGATGTTGAGAGGTCGCCGAGGCGCTGAGTCCGCTCATTCGGCACAGCTCACCAGCTTCTGTGCCGGGGTTTTCTATGAGCACGCACAAAATCAGCAACCGCTGCGGGTGGCTTAGCGTCTTAAGTAGCGCAGCGGCTTTGTTGGCCTGGGTATGTAACGCATTGAGATCGGTCATGGTATATAGTTTAGATTATTCTAAATTTAGAAAGTACTAAACTATCAGCGGCGATGTCAACCTGCCCTGTACTGCCCCGCCTCGCTCGTTTCATTTGGTTACGTTAACGTTGTGTGACTTTTTCTATTGCCTTCATACTTTTGTGATAACAACACGATAACGCTATGACGTACCTTCAAGGATCACAGGGAGATCAAACCAATGCTGCGATCGCTACAGGCGCTCTGCCTGATGAGCTTTTTTCTGGCGGATGTGCGCGATGGGCTGGGGCCTTTTCTGGGCATTTTTCTGACGGAGCGGCACTGGCGGCCGGATGACATTGGCTTTGTGATGACGGCGGGCGGGATTGCCGCGCTGCTGGCGACGGTGCCAGCCGGGATTATGATCGACGCCACCCGTAAAAAGCGCCTGTTACTGCTGGCTTGCTGCGCACTGGTGACGCTCGCGACGCTGCTGCTCTGGTACAGCACGCATTACAGCGTCGCCGTCGTGTCGCAAATCGTCTCCGGGCTTGCTGCCGCGTTGATTGGGCCGCTTGTCGCCGGGATCACGCTCGGCCTGACCGGCCAGCATGGCTTCACCCGTCAGATGGGCCGCAACGAAGCGTTTAATCACGGCGGCAATATGGTGGCGGCGGTGCTGGCGGGCGTCGCGATGTGGCTGTGGGGCATCGGCGCGGTGTTTATTCTGATGACCGGCATGGCTTTTTTCACCGCGCTTTGCGTGCTGGCGATCCGTGAACGGGATATCGATCATGATGTAGCGCGCGGTCTTGAAGAAGGCGATCCGGCCCGTGCCGTACCCCAACTCTCTGTGCTGCTGCGTAACCCGGTGCTTATCACAACCGGGTTAACGCTGCTGCTGTTTCATCTCGGCAACGCCGCGCTGCTGCCGATGCTAAGCATGCGGGTAGCGGCCACCGGCAGCAGTCTGTGGAGTCCGGGGCTTTACGCCGCGGCGACGGTAGTGATTTCGCAGTGCGTCATGATCCCGGTCGCGCTCTTTACCTCCGCGCAGGCGCAGCGCTATGGCTATCGCAGGCTTATTCTGATTGCGCTGATTGTGCTGCCAGTACGCGCCGCGCTCGCGGCAAGCTTTGCCGGGCCGCTGTCCGTGATACCGGTGCAAATCCTTGATGGCGTCGCCGCCGGGATTTTAGGCGTCGCGGTGCCGGGCTATATTGTCAACGCACTGCGCGGCTCCGGGCATGTCAATGCCGGACAGAGCGTCATCATGCTGATGCAGGGTGCGGGCGCGGCGTTCAGCCCGGCGCTGGCGGGCACTATCGTCGCACACTCGTCATGGCGCATGGCGTTTGCCGCGCTCGGCGTCGTGGCGTTGGGCGCGCTCATCGTCTGGTGGCGTGCGGGCGAGCGGGTATCGGCGACGGCCTGATAGCTCCTTACGGGCCGGCCGCGCGTATACTGTTTTTATTGCATTCTTCCTGATGAGAGTTGCTTATGGTAGCCACCGTTCTTATTGCGCTTGTCGCCGTTATTCATGTTTACATCCTCGTGCTCGAAATGTTTTTGTGGGAGACGAAAACAGGCCGCAAGGCGTTTAATCTGAGCGCCGACTTCGCGCGCGACAGTCGGGTGCTGGCCGCCAATCAGGGGCTGTATAACGGCTTTTTAGCGGCGGGGTTATTCTGCGGGCTATGGCTCGGCGACAGCGGGTTGCCGTTTAAGTTTTTCTTTCTGGTTTGCGTGCTGATTGCCGGGATCTTTGGCGCTGTGACCGCCAGCAGGAAAATACTGTATGTTCAGGCGCTGCCCGCGCTGCTGGCGTTAATCGCGCTATGGATGGGGCTGTAAGGCCTCATTCAATAATGCGCACCTGAGTGTGACTATCCTCATTCCACGAGAAAAGCACCAGATGCCAGAGGCCGGGCGCTTTACGTGAAGGGTCAATCAGTCCGTTCATGCCCAGCGATTCCAGACGCGCGCGCACCTGCCATGACGGCGGAATGCCGCCCGCTTTCACGGTCTCCTGCCACGGCGCAATCGCGTCCTTTATGTCGATACCTGCCGCCAGAACGGCATCGGTATTGCGCAGATCAAAAATCTTCTCTGCCACCACGCTGACCTTGACGATTTCCAGGCTGGCTCTGTTATCGCGATGCGCTCGCATGGCCGCCTCAACGCCCTGCGGTGAAGAACTCAAATACAGCGTGGGTTGATCGCCCCGTGAATATCGCCCCGCCGCTCTGGAGCCCGATAACGCAAAGTGCCGGTACGCCGGATCGATCGCCCGATAAAAAACGCCTTCAATCTGGGTATAAAAAGGGGTGATATCCATAAATTCTCCGCCATATTGAGTAAGAAGTGATGCCTGCCAGACCTTATTCGTCAGACCACTTCATCGGCAGCAAGACGCTCGTCGTAAGCCACCTGCGCCTGCTCGATGGCCGCGCCATGCTGCCTGGCCCAGCTCACCAGCGCCACAAAAGGTTCCTGCAACGTTCGCCCGAGCGGCGTAATCGAATACTCAACCGCCACGGGCGATGACGCGATGACGCGGCGGTTGAGCAGTCCGTTGCGTTCAAGCCGTCGCAGCGCTTCCGTCAGGGCTTTATGCGTGATCGGATCCAGCCTGCGTTTAATGGCGTTAAAGCGCGCGGGTTGAGTGCACAATACTGTCAGAATTAATACCGACCATTTGTTGGCCACCTGTTCCAGCACAGGGCGGGTGCTGTTGATTTCAGCCAGTTGGGCAGCGATATCCGTCGACATGTGGTTACCTTCTCTATATCTGGTGTACATCAGGTGCGTAATTGACCGTAAATATACAAAATGTATCATCTGGCTTCCACTTCTCTTTCTGGAGTAGCCATGTTGAAACTTGAAGGAAAGACCGTCCTGGTGACAGGCGGCAACAGCGGTATCGGGCTTGCGATTGCGCGCCGTTTTGTGCAGGAAGGTGCGCATGTGTTTATCACCGCCAGGCGCGAAGCGCAGCTTGCCGAGGCGGTTGCCGATATCGGCGGTCAGATTGACGCCATTCCCTGCGATCTCACTAAAACCGATGATATCGCCCGCCTCTTTGACACACTTCAGGTAAAAGCCGGACGTCTCGACATTCTGGTCTACTCCTCAGGCGTGTCCGAGCCGGCGAGCCTGGAAGAGACCACCGAGGAGCATCTCGACCGCGCTTTCGGCCTCAACGTGCGCGCCATGGTGTTAACGGCGCAGCGCGCGGTCCGGCATATGCGCGACGGCGGCGCCATCGTGCTGCTCGGCTCGATCGCAGGCTCC
The genomic region above belongs to Cronobacter malonaticus LMG 23826 and contains:
- a CDS encoding rhodanese-like domain-containing protein — protein: MSSMLITPAQVNALSGQRIMLIDIRGQDEWRREHLAGARALPLEQIQPGCFDKDELAQTDMVIFHCQSGMRTEKAQQQLTAAAHPANVRIMQGGLNAWKAAGLPVITDRRQPLPLMRQVQIVAGALALGGTLAGATVTPAFYIIPAFVGAGLMFAGITGWCGMAKLLAVMPWNK
- a CDS encoding ArsR/SmtB family transcription factor; amino-acid sequence: MTDLNALHTQANKAAALLKTLSHPQRLLILCVLIENPGTEAGELCRMSGLSASATSQHLARMKAEGLIAGVREARFIRYHIRNEAVVAVVHTLKNIYCPGE
- a CDS encoding MFS transporter, whose protein sequence is MLRSLQALCLMSFFLADVRDGLGPFLGIFLTERHWRPDDIGFVMTAGGIAALLATVPAGIMIDATRKKRLLLLACCALVTLATLLLWYSTHYSVAVVSQIVSGLAAALIGPLVAGITLGLTGQHGFTRQMGRNEAFNHGGNMVAAVLAGVAMWLWGIGAVFILMTGMAFFTALCVLAIRERDIDHDVARGLEEGDPARAVPQLSVLLRNPVLITTGLTLLLFHLGNAALLPMLSMRVAATGSSLWSPGLYAAATVVISQCVMIPVALFTSAQAQRYGYRRLILIALIVLPVRAALAASFAGPLSVIPVQILDGVAAGILGVAVPGYIVNALRGSGHVNAGQSVIMLMQGAGAAFSPALAGTIVAHSSWRMAFAALGVVALGALIVWWRAGERVSATA
- a CDS encoding DUF1304 domain-containing protein, translating into MVATVLIALVAVIHVYILVLEMFLWETKTGRKAFNLSADFARDSRVLAANQGLYNGFLAAGLFCGLWLGDSGLPFKFFFLVCVLIAGIFGAVTASRKILYVQALPALLALIALWMGL
- a CDS encoding RES family NAD+ phosphorylase, coding for MDITPFYTQIEGVFYRAIDPAYRHFALSGSRAAGRYSRGDQPTLYLSSSPQGVEAAMRAHRDNRASLEIVKVSVVAEKIFDLRNTDAVLAAGIDIKDAIAPWQETVKAGGIPPSWQVRARLESLGMNGLIDPSRKAPGLWHLVLFSWNEDSHTQVRIIE
- a CDS encoding winged helix-turn-helix transcriptional regulator, whose protein sequence is MSTDIAAQLAEINSTRPVLEQVANKWSVLILTVLCTQPARFNAIKRRLDPITHKALTEALRRLERNGLLNRRVIASSPVAVEYSITPLGRTLQEPFVALVSWARQHGAAIEQAQVAYDERLAADEVV
- a CDS encoding SDR family NAD(P)-dependent oxidoreductase, whose product is MLKLEGKTVLVTGGNSGIGLAIARRFVQEGAHVFITARREAQLAEAVADIGGQIDAIPCDLTKTDDIARLFDTLQVKAGRLDILVYSSGVSEPASLEETTEEHLDRAFGLNVRAMVLTAQRAVRHMRDGGAIVLLGSIAGSMANAGYGTYSATKAAVCSYARTWNAELAPRGIRVNTLSPGPTDTPMFDKVSDEFRQMMNARIPAGRLGDPDEVAAAALFLASDESNYISGAELVIDGGMTA